A window of the Flavobacterium sangjuense genome harbors these coding sequences:
- the ccsA gene encoding cytochrome c biogenesis protein, giving the protein MEKKIYSILFSTRLMAVLFLGFAVAMAAGTFIESKYNTDTARILVYNAWWFEGIMLFFVINFIGNIKRYQLYKKEKWATLALHLSFIFIISGAFITRYISFEGMMPIREGAASNQFYSDKNYLTVFVDGTYEGKMMRRVFEKPLLLSPVTNNHFSINDKFAEIPFEVEYKDFVLDAKETIKESATGDIYLRLVESGGGTRHEHMLKEGEIQDIHNVLFALNKPTKGAINIDTKTNTISSPFDGQFMRMADKLQGKVTKDSVQALMYRSLYNVGGAQFVIPDQPKKGIKTYKGSGDFKAKNGDDAVTLVIKTDGKEQEVTLVGSKGKQGEPKVIKLGNLEFTLSFGSKVYILPFSLKLNDFIAQKYPGTEKSYSSYESKVTVLDSTKTYDARIYMNHILDHKGYRFFQASFDPDEKGTVLSVNHDFWGTTITYIGYFILFFCLLAILFVKNTRFDDLKRKLENVKKKKAKLLSVLILLISFNGLAQNHGAHNQLPSSKQLDSILNKYKVSEKHASQFGRLVIQDDGGRMKPINTFSSELLRKVSHNNKYGEMNSDQAFISMTQFPAVWFEVPLIYIKSGNDSIRKILGIKSDAKYATFRSCFDERGNYKLSPYLDEAYKAANPNQFEKDFVETDKKVNLLNAALSGKILRIFPIPKDANNKWVSFLEASHPTGTALDTIKNALPIYLDALLKATQDNNYTMANTYLVGMENYQKKFGKAVRPSDKKIDYEILYNKYDVLQKLPYWYLTAAALMFLLIIINIFKERRITNILINCAHIAIGLMFTLHTTALIFRWYISGHAPWSNAYEAIVYVAWSTMFFGLAFAWEKRKPSLSGKYIVDTLFGIYYKSNSKLTVAACAFVSAMILTAAYANWIDPEIANLQPVLNSYWLMIHVAVIVASYGPFALGMILGFVSLLLMLFTTEKNKAKMELNIKEITIINEMALTVGLVMLAIGNFLGGQWANESWGRYWGWDPKETWALISIMVYAFVIHARFVPALRNKWLFNLMAMFAFLSILFTYYGVNFHLVGLHSYASGEAKSLSWIWYSIGTISLIGIVTYPKYRKYYRRK; this is encoded by the coding sequence ATGGAAAAGAAAATATACTCGATTTTATTCTCTACACGTTTAATGGCTGTTTTGTTTCTTGGTTTTGCTGTCGCGATGGCTGCCGGAACATTCATCGAAAGCAAATACAACACCGACACAGCAAGAATTTTAGTTTACAACGCCTGGTGGTTTGAAGGAATCATGTTGTTTTTTGTGATTAATTTCATTGGGAATATCAAGCGTTACCAATTGTACAAAAAAGAAAAATGGGCAACTTTAGCACTTCATTTGTCTTTTATTTTTATTATTTCCGGTGCTTTTATTACCCGATACATCAGCTTTGAAGGCATGATGCCAATCCGCGAAGGCGCAGCTTCCAATCAATTTTATTCTGATAAAAATTATTTGACGGTTTTTGTTGATGGTACGTACGAAGGAAAAATGATGCGCAGGGTTTTTGAAAAGCCATTGTTGCTTTCTCCGGTTACTAACAATCATTTTTCGATTAATGATAAGTTTGCTGAAATCCCGTTTGAAGTCGAGTATAAAGACTTTGTGCTCGATGCCAAAGAAACTATCAAAGAATCAGCTACTGGCGATATTTATTTGAGGTTAGTAGAATCGGGTGGAGGAACACGTCACGAACACATGCTGAAGGAAGGCGAAATTCAGGATATTCACAATGTACTTTTTGCTTTGAATAAACCAACAAAAGGCGCAATTAACATCGATACGAAAACCAACACAATTTCTTCTCCGTTTGATGGGCAATTCATGCGAATGGCAGATAAATTACAAGGTAAAGTAACCAAAGATTCTGTTCAGGCGTTAATGTATCGTTCGTTGTATAATGTTGGTGGCGCACAATTTGTAATTCCGGATCAGCCTAAAAAAGGAATTAAAACCTATAAAGGCAGCGGTGATTTTAAAGCCAAAAACGGTGATGATGCGGTTACGTTAGTAATTAAAACTGATGGTAAAGAGCAAGAAGTTACACTTGTTGGTTCCAAAGGAAAACAAGGCGAGCCAAAGGTTATTAAATTAGGAAATCTTGAGTTTACTTTGAGTTTTGGAAGTAAAGTATATATCTTACCTTTTAGCTTAAAACTGAACGATTTTATTGCTCAAAAATATCCGGGAACAGAGAAAAGTTATTCGTCTTATGAAAGTAAAGTTACTGTGCTGGATTCTACCAAAACGTATGATGCCCGAATATATATGAATCATATTTTGGATCACAAAGGCTATCGTTTCTTCCAGGCTTCTTTTGATCCGGACGAAAAAGGAACGGTGCTTTCTGTGAATCATGATTTTTGGGGAACAACGATAACGTATATTGGTTATTTTATATTGTTCTTTTGTTTGTTAGCCATATTGTTTGTTAAAAACACCCGATTTGATGATTTGAAACGAAAACTTGAAAATGTAAAAAAGAAAAAAGCCAAACTTTTATCCGTACTAATACTGTTGATTTCGTTTAACGGATTGGCTCAGAATCATGGTGCTCACAATCAATTGCCTTCGTCAAAACAGCTGGATTCTATTCTGAATAAATACAAAGTCTCTGAAAAACATGCCTCTCAATTTGGAAGATTGGTTATTCAGGATGATGGCGGAAGAATGAAACCTATCAATACTTTTTCTTCTGAATTGTTGCGAAAAGTGAGCCATAATAACAAGTACGGCGAAATGAATTCCGATCAGGCATTTATATCGATGACTCAGTTTCCTGCCGTTTGGTTTGAAGTTCCTTTGATTTATATCAAAAGCGGGAATGATAGTATTCGAAAAATTCTCGGAATTAAATCGGATGCAAAATATGCTACGTTCCGTTCGTGTTTTGATGAAAGAGGGAATTATAAATTATCGCCTTATTTAGATGAAGCATATAAAGCGGCTAATCCAAATCAGTTTGAAAAAGACTTTGTAGAAACCGATAAAAAAGTCAATCTGTTGAATGCGGCCTTAAGCGGAAAAATATTGCGGATTTTTCCAATTCCAAAAGACGCCAATAACAAATGGGTTTCGTTTTTAGAAGCCAGTCATCCAACAGGAACTGCATTAGATACGATAAAAAATGCGCTGCCAATTTATCTTGACGCATTGCTTAAAGCTACACAGGATAACAATTATACGATGGCAAATACCTATTTGGTAGGCATGGAAAACTACCAAAAGAAGTTTGGAAAAGCGGTTCGCCCATCGGACAAAAAGATTGATTATGAAATATTGTATAACAAATATGATGTACTTCAGAAGTTGCCTTATTGGTATTTGACAGCAGCAGCTTTGATGTTTTTGCTTATCATCATCAATATTTTTAAGGAAAGAAGAATAACGAACATCTTAATCAATTGTGCTCATATTGCTATTGGATTGATGTTTACACTGCATACCACAGCCTTAATTTTCCGTTGGTATATTTCGGGTCACGCGCCTTGGAGTAATGCGTATGAAGCGATTGTTTATGTTGCCTGGTCAACGATGTTCTTCGGATTGGCATTTGCATGGGAAAAGAGAAAACCATCGCTTTCGGGAAAATATATAGTGGATACTCTTTTTGGAATCTATTATAAAAGCAATTCCAAACTTACGGTTGCTGCCTGTGCTTTTGTATCGGCAATGATATTAACAGCGGCTTACGCGAACTGGATCGACCCCGAAATTGCGAATCTGCAGCCAGTTTTAAATTCCTATTGGCTGATGATACACGTAGCGGTTATTGTGGCAAGCTACGGACCGTTTGCATTGGGAATGATCTTAGGTTTTGTATCCTTGTTATTGATGCTTTTCACCACCGAAAAGAATAAAGCCAAAATGGAACTCAACATCAAAGAAATAACGATTATCAATGAAATGGCTTTGACTGTTGGATTGGTAATGCTTGCCATCGGAAACTTTTTAGGTGGACAATGGGCGAATGAAAGTTGGGGAAGATATTGGGGTTGGGATCCAAAAGAGACTTGGGCTTTGATTAGTATTATGGTGTATGCTTTTGTAATTCATGCCCGTTTTGTTCCTGCTTTGCGCAACAAATGGTTATTTAATCTGATGGCAATGTTTGCTTTTCTGTCGATATTGTTTACGTATTATGGTGTGAATTTCCACTTGGTTGGATTGCACTCGTATGCGAGCGGAGAAGCAAAATCATTGAGCTGGATTTGGTATTCCATCGGGACGATAAGTTTGATTGGAATAGTAACTTATCCAAAGTATCGAAAGTATTACAGAAGAAAATAG
- a CDS encoding Rossmann-like and DUF2520 domain-containing protein, with protein MIRVSIIGSGNVAQHLIQVFSKVTDIELVQVFSRTKESVSHLIPIDKITSNFSELKAVDLTIIAVTDDAIASVSEQLSFQNQFVVHTSGSVSINAIDSKNRQGVFYPLQTFSKSKEVDFKIIPICLEAKNEKDFQTLETVAKSISNVIYKVDSEQRKALHIAAVFVSNFVNHLYQIGNDICIENDLSFDILKPLIQETANKILRLSPNEAQTGPAKRKDTQVINAQLNFLKNDNQKEIYKLLTKSIIDNGKKL; from the coding sequence ATGATTCGAGTGTCGATTATTGGTTCCGGAAATGTTGCCCAACATCTTATTCAAGTATTCAGCAAAGTTACTGATATTGAATTAGTTCAGGTATTTTCCCGAACAAAGGAATCAGTTTCTCATTTGATTCCAATTGACAAGATAACTTCCAATTTTAGCGAATTAAAAGCTGTCGACTTAACGATTATTGCAGTTACTGATGATGCAATTGCAAGTGTTTCGGAGCAACTTTCATTTCAAAATCAATTTGTTGTACATACTTCGGGAAGTGTATCGATAAATGCCATTGACAGCAAAAACCGTCAGGGTGTTTTTTATCCGTTGCAAACGTTTTCTAAATCAAAAGAAGTCGATTTTAAAATCATTCCGATTTGCCTCGAAGCAAAAAACGAGAAAGACTTTCAAACGCTGGAAACCGTTGCCAAATCCATTTCAAACGTTATTTACAAAGTTGATTCAGAGCAACGCAAAGCACTGCATATAGCTGCTGTTTTTGTGTCTAATTTTGTCAATCATTTGTATCAGATTGGTAACGATATTTGCATTGAAAATGATTTGTCGTTTGATATTTTAAAACCATTAATTCAGGAAACGGCTAACAAAATTTTGAGGCTTTCGCCAAATGAAGCGCAAACCGGACCAGCCAAGCGTAAAGACACTCAAGTAATAAATGCGCAGCTAAACTTTTTAAAAAATGATAACCAAAAAGAAATCTATAAATTGCTAACAAAATCTATTATCGATAATGGGAAAAAGTTATAA
- a CDS encoding KdsC family phosphatase produces the protein MGKSYKEILNNITTFIFDVDGVLTDSSVHVTPTGEMLRIMNIRDGFAMKAAIESGYHVCIISGGNNEGVRIRLQNLGITDIHLASPDKVATFNEYIKQYKINPEEVLYMGDDIPDYHVMQLVGLPVCPQDASQEIKAICKYISHKKGGKGAVREMIEQVMKVQGKWHMYYNGKHD, from the coding sequence ATGGGAAAAAGTTATAAAGAAATACTAAACAACATCACGACTTTCATTTTTGATGTGGATGGTGTTTTAACTGATAGTTCAGTTCATGTCACGCCAACAGGTGAAATGCTTCGAATCATGAACATTCGCGATGGTTTTGCGATGAAAGCGGCGATTGAAAGTGGTTATCATGTGTGCATCATTTCAGGAGGAAATAATGAAGGCGTTCGCATCCGATTGCAAAATTTAGGGATTACCGATATTCATTTAGCTTCGCCTGATAAAGTAGCCACTTTTAATGAATACATCAAACAATACAAGATAAATCCTGAAGAAGTTTTATATATGGGTGATGACATTCCCGATTATCATGTGATGCAGTTAGTTGGATTACCAGTCTGTCCGCAAGATGCAAGTCAGGAAATAAAGGCAATCTGTAAATACATTTCACATAAAAAAGGCGGAAAAGGCGCTGTTCGGGAAATGATAGAACAAGTGATGAAAGTACAGGGCAAATGGCATATGTACTATAACGGAAAACACGATTAA
- a CDS encoding geranylgeranylglycerol-phosphate geranylgeranyltransferase yields the protein MQLLFRYGFLKLNTYLSLSDWQYGLLVLATVLIAAAGYVINDILDQETDYDNDKVIVGKYISEKAAYNLYFILNITGVGIGYYLASVIQKPSFAGAFIIISATLYMYATSLKQMLLIGNIIVALLLSFSIIIIGLFDLLPATYEGNQKEMGLIFSVLIDYAIFAFIINLIREIVKDMEDVEGDKNAGMSTLPIAIGLNKTSKIAAVLGIIATLILLWYINDNLMSSKLYYAAIYGLLFIVAPIIFFVVKVWNANEKEEFHILSNVLKWVIFFGILSILAINLNIIYNVKG from the coding sequence ATGCAGTTACTTTTTCGTTATGGATTCTTAAAACTCAATACCTATTTATCATTAAGCGATTGGCAATATGGTTTGTTGGTTTTGGCAACCGTTTTAATTGCCGCTGCCGGATATGTTATCAATGATATTTTAGACCAGGAAACCGATTATGATAATGATAAAGTAATTGTTGGCAAATACATCTCCGAAAAAGCTGCCTATAATTTGTACTTTATTTTAAATATAACCGGAGTTGGTATTGGATATTATTTGGCAAGTGTAATTCAAAAACCTAGCTTTGCCGGTGCTTTTATAATCATTTCCGCTACTTTGTATATGTATGCCACGAGCTTAAAACAGATGCTTTTGATTGGCAATATTATTGTTGCCCTGCTCCTATCCTTTAGCATAATTATAATCGGACTTTTTGATTTATTGCCTGCTACTTATGAAGGTAATCAAAAAGAAATGGGCCTTATATTTTCAGTATTGATTGACTATGCCATTTTTGCTTTTATCATAAATCTGATTCGCGAAATAGTTAAGGATATGGAAGATGTTGAAGGTGATAAAAATGCCGGAATGAGTACCTTGCCAATTGCTATTGGATTAAACAAAACTTCAAAAATAGCGGCCGTACTAGGTATAATTGCTACATTAATTTTGCTTTGGTATATCAATGACAATTTGATGTCATCTAAACTCTATTATGCTGCGATTTATGGATTGCTATTTATTGTAGCACCAATAATTTTCTTTGTAGTTAAAGTATGGAATGCCAATGAAAAAGAAGAGTTTCATATCCTAAGCAATGTCTTAAAATGGGTAATATTCTTTGGAATACTTTCCATTTTAGCTATCAATTTAAACATAATATATAATGTTAAAGGATAA
- a CDS encoding Maf-like protein, protein MLKDKLKGYKIILASGSPRRQQFFKDLDLDFEIRLKDIEEIYPDDLQGVEITKYLAQLKANAFEGEIAANELLVTSDTIVWLNNKALGKPKDYDDAFAILKSLSNETHEVITSVCFKTITKTETIFDVTKVTFNKLTDEAIRYYLDNYKPFDKAGAYGIQEWIGLVGITRIDGSYTNVVGLPTEKVYHYLSNCYRKE, encoded by the coding sequence ATGTTAAAGGATAAACTCAAAGGATATAAAATAATCTTAGCTTCCGGTTCACCCAGAAGGCAACAGTTTTTCAAAGATTTAGATTTGGATTTCGAAATTAGATTAAAAGATATTGAAGAAATTTATCCGGATGATTTGCAAGGTGTAGAAATTACTAAGTATTTGGCCCAACTTAAAGCCAATGCTTTTGAGGGAGAAATAGCAGCAAACGAACTTTTGGTAACAAGTGATACTATTGTTTGGCTGAATAACAAAGCTTTGGGAAAACCCAAAGATTATGACGATGCTTTTGCTATTTTGAAATCATTATCCAATGAAACACATGAAGTAATTACATCGGTTTGCTTTAAAACGATAACAAAAACGGAAACTATTTTTGATGTTACCAAAGTGACTTTTAATAAGCTTACGGATGAAGCCATTCGCTATTATCTTGACAATTATAAACCTTTTGACAAAGCCGGAGCTTATGGCATTCAGGAGTGGATTGGTTTAGTTGGCATTACCCGAATTGATGGCTCATACACCAATGTTGTTGGACTGCCAACAGAAAAAGTATATCATTATTTGAGTAATTGCTACCGAAAAGAGTAA
- a CDS encoding AI-2E family transporter — translation MSDTIKFPLYFKLSAILICLTVIFITFYFGQEIISPVLLSLLFAIMLRPVVSFLIKKLRFPHFVAVVFAIVLFVLLFLGVFYFISMQISEMANDWEKIKNNFYYHFEHLQRMIRDNFHLSKREQNEIITNAANDSMTSGKEIVGTTLSSFADILLNIILIPIYTFLFLLYQNHFITFLGKLVKPESHKKLLEVLYQIKIAVQSYITGLLFEMITVSVLTTLGLYLIGCEYFILLGIITGILNLIPYIGILFAGGLTIAVSLSGSTDLTIVFGVIGVNLIVQFIDNNILVPMFVNSKVQINALVSIIGIIIGNILGGITGMFLAIPIIAILKVIFDRIDTLEPWGYLLGDDLPKTYEWHKIKFPHYSYHITSTNADVDTDLAPTIPTEDSIKEDENSSNDTVDK, via the coding sequence ATGTCTGACACTATAAAATTTCCACTCTATTTTAAACTTTCAGCCATACTGATATGTTTAACAGTAATATTCATTACGTTCTATTTTGGTCAGGAAATTATTTCCCCAGTATTACTCTCGCTTCTTTTTGCGATAATGCTTCGCCCTGTAGTTAGTTTTCTAATAAAGAAACTCCGCTTTCCTCATTTTGTCGCAGTCGTTTTTGCAATTGTTCTGTTTGTGCTGCTATTTTTAGGCGTTTTCTATTTTATATCAATGCAAATAAGCGAGATGGCAAATGATTGGGAAAAAATAAAAAATAATTTCTATTATCATTTTGAACACCTTCAGCGGATGATTAGAGATAACTTTCATTTGAGCAAACGCGAACAAAATGAAATCATTACCAATGCTGCGAATGACAGTATGACTTCAGGCAAGGAAATTGTAGGTACTACTTTAAGTTCGTTTGCAGATATCCTTTTGAATATCATACTGATTCCTATCTATACTTTCTTGTTTTTGTTGTATCAAAATCATTTTATCACTTTTTTAGGCAAACTAGTAAAACCTGAAAGTCACAAAAAACTACTTGAAGTTTTATATCAAATAAAGATTGCGGTTCAGAGTTATATTACGGGCTTGTTATTTGAAATGATTACAGTTTCTGTATTAACAACTCTGGGTTTGTATCTTATTGGATGTGAATATTTCATACTGCTGGGAATCATAACGGGTATTTTAAATTTGATTCCTTATATAGGAATACTATTTGCCGGCGGTTTGACTATAGCCGTTTCTCTTTCAGGCTCAACTGATTTAACAATCGTATTTGGTGTGATTGGAGTCAATTTAATTGTTCAGTTTATTGACAATAATATTTTAGTTCCCATGTTTGTCAATTCAAAAGTGCAAATCAATGCCTTAGTTTCCATCATTGGGATTATCATTGGAAATATTTTGGGCGGCATTACCGGAATGTTTTTGGCAATACCAATTATTGCTATCCTAAAAGTCATTTTCGACCGAATTGATACGCTTGAACCCTGGGGCTATTTATTGGGAGATGATTTGCCAAAAACCTATGAATGGCATAAAATAAAATTTCCACATTACAGTTATCATATTACATCAACAAACGCTGACGTCGATACTGATTTAGCACCAACAATTCCAACTGAGGATAGTATTAAGGAAGATGAAAATAGCTCAAATGACACCGTTGATAAATAG
- a CDS encoding mechanosensitive ion channel family protein translates to MSFFSNLTIEVIATGIVLAAIIFLRIISAKLIRRYAKLSSIMEHRTNLVIKYIHLLINMLAIISLIVIWGVQKKDILFTLSSVTTVVGVAMFAQWSILSNITSGIILFFFFPFRIGDIIQVHDKDFPIQAEIEDIKAFHIYLKTDKGERITYPNNLLLQKGISIITSEFEDKEFTD, encoded by the coding sequence ATGTCATTCTTCTCTAATCTAACCATAGAAGTTATTGCAACAGGAATTGTTTTGGCCGCTATTATATTCTTAAGAATAATTTCAGCCAAATTAATTCGTCGTTACGCCAAATTATCGTCCATCATGGAACACCGAACTAATTTGGTTATAAAATACATTCATCTTTTAATAAATATGCTGGCAATAATTAGCCTTATTGTAATTTGGGGTGTTCAAAAAAAAGATATCCTTTTTACTTTATCATCAGTAACAACCGTAGTTGGTGTGGCCATGTTTGCCCAATGGTCTATATTGAGTAACATAACCTCAGGCATTATTTTGTTTTTCTTTTTTCCTTTTCGAATTGGCGATATTATTCAGGTGCACGATAAAGACTTTCCTATTCAGGCCGAAATTGAAGACATAAAAGCGTTTCATATTTATCTGAAAACCGATAAAGGAGAACGAATTACCTATCCTAATAACTTACTACTACAAAAGGGAATTTCCATTATCACATCTGAATTTGAAGACAAGGAATTTACAGATTGA